Part of the Candidatus Paceibacterota bacterium genome is shown below.
CATCACTGGACGACTTGCACTTGCCGCTGCGACGATCATCGTATTTTCAAGTATTTCAATGCTCCTTGCGCTCGGCAGCACTGAATCAGTCATCATTAACATCGTTGCAGCGTCTGCAACAGCACTCATTATTTTTGTTCTTGGTCCATGGATACGCAATGCTGGAGAATCACTCCTTCAGCAAAAAGAACGCCGACAACTCGCAGTGCATGGCAATACACGTGGACTCTTTGATGCACTTGCTCCAACAACAACTGTCGGTGAGATCATCAGTATACTTGGAAAGAAATTTGATGAAATAGCAACAGTTGAAATCCTTCTCGCAAGCAGAGCATCACCTGAGATTGCTACACATGTTGCGGCACTTGCCGAAATTCGCACCTGCACACTCAATCCCCCGACAACATATCTCATCGACGCATTGTCTGTTACGATGCCCCACGAAGCAGATCCTCATCGCATAGCTGTCTCTGCACTCGCAACAGCATTGGCTGCTCGTGTGATTGTGCCAATCACGCACCATCAACAGATTATTGGTATCCTTGCGCTTGGTCGCAAGAAAAACGGAAGCGGATACACAAAGCACGATGCGATTACACTTGCGTCGACCGCTCGCATGCTTTCTCCACTTCTCATTCGCGCCTCAATAATTGAGCAAGCTGATGAGACGGCAAGGACGCTCGAAGAGAACGTCGCCCTGCGTACTCACGCAATCAAACGTACACAAGAAGACGAACGTGATGTTGCGTATCGCCTTGCACTAATGATCACTCAGCCAATCGACGAGCTACGAGAATCCACCATTCTCACCAAGGAAAACTTCGAAACAGACATGGTGAAAATCGGAAAGACACTTGATGTTGTCTCTCAAGCCGCACAAGCATTGCTCGCATTTACACGAGCGAAAAGTGCCCCATTCACCCCCAGCAGAACATTCAACCTGAGCACGATGATTCGTGAGCTTGTCACGAGCTCGCAAGCGATTGCAAGCGATGCTGATGTCGAACTCCGCTATGAACTTACTGATAACATACTCATCCGCGGCAATGCGACGAGTATACAAAACACACTCGCTGCGATTATTGGTAATGCCTTCAATTATCTCGGGGCCACAAACCGAGCAGTGCATATATCTCTCTCAGCAAACGCAAGTCAAGCGATCATCTCAGTGAGCGATACAGGGATCGGATTCCCAGGTGATGTGATCGACCGTATTGGTACTCCATTTTTCAATGCACATCCACGCAGAGAGGTTGAGCAGGGTCTCGGCTTAAACCTTTCAATTGCAAGAGGAATCATCTTGCAGCATGGTGGCACGATAGTCGTAACCAGCCTGCACGAAAAAGGAACGACAGTGCGCATCGCACTCCCACTCTCAAAAGAAGAAAATTAAAAACCGCCTTTGCGGTTTTTAATTATAACCAAACTTGCGTATGTACCACGTCTTAATAAGTTGCGTGAGCAACATATACATAATCATCATACCTACAAGAATCGGCCAATAGAGTGCGGGTAGGCGCACTAAACCAAGATGTTTTGCAATAGGAGAAAACGTCAGCGCAATACCCGAAATAATAACCAATATCGTTGAGATGACGAGTGGTTTACTTGCCCAAGTCTGCAAGAATGGAATCTTTCGACTTCGAATCACATGCACAATGAGTGTTTGTGTAAGCAAAGATTCTATGAACCAACCAGTCTGCAAAAGCGCAGGCGCTTGATATGCATGGAATACGAACCACATCACCGCAAACGTCATATAATCGAATAGTGAGCTGATTGGCCCGATAAAGAGCATATATCGCCCCACATCACTGATGTGCCATTTACGTGGTTGCTCCACATATTCATCATCGACATTGTCCGTTGGGATCGTCGTCTGAGAAAAATCATACAGAAGATTATTCGCGAGGATCTGTACTGGTGTCATCGGCAAGAATGGAATAAGCACGCTCGCTCCAAGTACACTGAACATATTTCCAAAATTCGAACTCGCACCCATCTTAATGTACTTCATGATATTGCCAAACACCTTTCTCCCCTCAACTACCCCTTCACCCAAGACAGACAAACTCATCTCAAGGAGAATGATATCAGCGGACTCCTTTGAAATGTCGACTGCGGTATCTACTGAAATTCCGACATCGGCAGTGCGTAATGCAGGTGCATCATTGATGCCATCACCCATGAAGCCCACGACGCAATCATTTCTTTGCAGAGACTTCACAACACGTCGCTTGTGGTCAGGCAATAACTTTGCGAAGATCGTCGTTTGCACCACGACCTTATCAAGCTCTTCATCGGTCATTTTTTCGATCTGGCCTCCGAGTAGAATTTGCACGTCTCCGTCAAGGCCCACATCATGACAGATCTTCTTTGTCACGAGTTCATTGTCCCCTGTAAGGATCTTCACCGCGACACCGTACTTTGTGAGCTGCTTGATAGCTTCGGTTGCCGACTCTTTCGCTGGATCAAGAAATGCCATGAATCCAAGAAGTACAAAATCATGCTCATCATCTTTCGCGTAGACCTTCTTTGGATCAGTAATCTTGCGCTCGGCGACGGCAAGCACTTGGTATCCTTCGCTACTTAACTCACGTTCAAGCGCCCAGATCTTATCGGTGCTCACCTTTTCGAAATCATGCTCGACTCCATCAAGCATATACTTCGTACAAAGTGCGACGACTTCCTCTGATGCGCCCTTACAGAACATATACTGCTGATGCGCGGAATTTTCTACGATGAGCGAAACGCGTCTACGCTCAAAGTCAAAAGGCAATTCATCGACTTTCTTGAACTCTTCCTTAAGGTGTTCAATATTCTTATCTTTTCCATGTTTCAACACCGCCCCATCAAGGAGATTCTTAAACCCTGTCTGATAGAAGCTATTAAGAAAGGCGGATCGCAACACTGCATCGTTCGTCTCCCCATTAATATCGATATTCTTGATGAGTACGACTTCATTACGAGTCAATGTCCCGGTCTTGTCCGAGCAAAGGACGTTCATTGCGCCAAAGTTCTGTATTGAGCTCAGATGCTTCACGATGACTTTTTTCTTTGCCATTGCGATAGCACCCTTGCTCAGGTTCACCGTCACAAGCGCGGGCAGCATTTCCGGTGTAAGTCCAACAGCAACAGATACCGCGAATAGAAATGCTTCGCCCCAATCGTGCTTACTAAAGCCATTAATGATGAATACTAGTGGCACCATGATGCCCATGAAGCCCATCATGAGCCAGGTAAACTTACTTATTCCCTTATCGAAACTCGTCACCTCACGCTCTCCAACGATATCTTTCGCGAGACTACCGAAA
Proteins encoded:
- a CDS encoding ATP-binding protein; protein product: MLTSETISTFLAGQKAVLLLTLIVNIWGLVALYRNARNRPSDFGLAFMLLGLLGWTGSILALLLFATLPAAHIAFFSTTMALTGFAWFALVYPSETYKKYHLLALVPGTIVGILALIPNFFINGLSIDAHGYLSLIRNQTLTWFSIYVIIAGTLPTYLLFRKKFTEQNVQMRQRLHWIATASLITFTGSFVTNVLLPNFFDFPYLNSIGPAFSMMLAMIIVWMTSTEHYVDSKNVFGIITGRLALAAATIIVFSSISMLLALGSTESVIINIVAASATALIIFVLGPWIRNAGESLLQQKERRQLAVHGNTRGLFDALAPTTTVGEIISILGKKFDEIATVEILLASRASPEIATHVAALAEIRTCTLNPPTTYLIDALSVTMPHEADPHRIAVSALATALAARVIVPITHHQQIIGILALGRKKNGSGYTKHDAITLASTARMLSPLLIRASIIEQADETARTLEENVALRTHAIKRTQEDERDVAYRLALMITQPIDELRESTILTKENFETDMVKIGKTLDVVSQAAQALLAFTRAKSAPFTPSRTFNLSTMIRELVTSSQAIASDADVELRYELTDNILIRGNATSIQNTLAAIIGNAFNYLGATNRAVHISLSANASQAIISVSDTGIGFPGDVIDRIGTPFFNAHPRREVEQGLGLNLSIARGIILQHGGTIVVTSLHEKGTTVRIALPLSKEEN
- the mgtA gene encoding magnesium-translocating P-type ATPase, with product MKVHYFDEIRSMIFRTHVAGEKPKPQILDSLTVAAERPIETLLAEHEVSENGLSNKQVKSLLQKFGTNVIVREKRRVWPIRLLKIILNPLVLLLLVLGGVSVFTSDIATAVIIYSMVLISVSIRFVQENQAYSSAQALRKMVHTTCAVIRGGIEQEINIDHVVPGDILQLNAGDIVPADARIITSKDLFVNQSLLTGEALPVEKHATFASGTTIDSPLEYQNICLMGSNVESGSARAIVVATGGLTFFGSLAKDIVGEREVTSFDKGISKFTWLMMGFMGIMVPLVFIINGFSKHDWGEAFLFAVSVAVGLTPEMLPALVTVNLSKGAIAMAKKKVIVKHLSSIQNFGAMNVLCSDKTGTLTRNEVVLIKNIDINGETNDAVLRSAFLNSFYQTGFKNLLDGAVLKHGKDKNIEHLKEEFKKVDELPFDFERRRVSLIVENSAHQQYMFCKGASEEVVALCTKYMLDGVEHDFEKVSTDKIWALERELSSEGYQVLAVAERKITDPKKVYAKDDEHDFVLLGFMAFLDPAKESATEAIKQLTKYGVAVKILTGDNELVTKKICHDVGLDGDVQILLGGQIEKMTDEELDKVVVQTTIFAKLLPDHKRRVVKSLQRNDCVVGFMGDGINDAPALRTADVGISVDTAVDISKESADIILLEMSLSVLGEGVVEGRKVFGNIMKYIKMGASSNFGNMFSVLGASVLIPFLPMTPVQILANNLLYDFSQTTIPTDNVDDEYVEQPRKWHISDVGRYMLFIGPISSLFDYMTFAVMWFVFHAYQAPALLQTGWFIESLLTQTLIVHVIRSRKIPFLQTWASKPLVISTILVIISGIALTFSPIAKHLGLVRLPALYWPILVGMMIMYMLLTQLIKTWYIRKFGYN